A portion of the bacterium genome contains these proteins:
- the moeB gene encoding molybdopterin-synthase adenylyltransferase MoeB: MARTYSEIMDEARRQVPEASPDDVKQRIGGNGNGPVLLDVREKEEFRQGYIPGAISIPRGFLEMRIEETVPDKDTPIIAYCAGGVRSLLAGRILNELGYRNVTSMRGGFGAWKNQGLPIQEDRQFTAEQQIRYSRHFLLPEVGEVGQGKLLDAKVLCIGAGGLGSPVALYLAAAGVGTIGIVDMDTVDLSNLQRQILHTNDRVGTPKVESARKTLEALNPDVKVVEFRERLSSENAFRIFEQFDIVVNGCDNFPTRYLANDACVMLHKPLVDGAIWQFEGQATVYDPPKGPCYRCLFPEPPPPGAVPSCAEAGVLGVLPGIVGCMQALEAIKLILGKGKPLLGRMMHFDTLTGDVRILKLRRDPKCVVCGDAPTVTQLIDYEVFCGFGDGAAV; the protein is encoded by the coding sequence ATGGCACGAACGTATTCCGAGATCATGGACGAGGCGCGCCGGCAGGTGCCGGAAGCGTCTCCCGACGACGTGAAGCAGCGCATCGGCGGCAACGGCAACGGGCCGGTGCTGCTCGACGTGCGCGAGAAGGAGGAGTTCCGCCAGGGGTACATCCCCGGCGCGATCTCGATCCCGCGCGGCTTCCTCGAGATGCGTATCGAGGAGACCGTCCCCGACAAGGACACGCCGATCATCGCGTACTGCGCGGGCGGGGTGCGCTCGCTGCTCGCAGGCCGCATCCTGAACGAGCTCGGCTACCGCAACGTCACCTCGATGCGCGGCGGCTTCGGGGCCTGGAAGAACCAGGGCCTGCCGATCCAGGAAGACCGTCAGTTCACCGCCGAGCAGCAGATCCGCTACAGCCGCCACTTCCTTCTCCCGGAGGTCGGCGAGGTCGGGCAGGGCAAGCTGCTCGACGCGAAGGTGCTCTGCATCGGCGCCGGCGGGCTCGGGTCGCCGGTCGCGCTCTACCTCGCCGCCGCCGGCGTCGGCACGATCGGGATCGTCGACATGGATACGGTCGACCTCTCGAATCTCCAGCGCCAGATACTGCACACCAACGACCGCGTCGGCACGCCGAAGGTCGAGTCGGCGCGCAAGACGCTCGAGGCGCTGAATCCCGACGTGAAGGTGGTGGAGTTCCGCGAGCGGCTCTCGTCGGAGAACGCGTTTCGCATCTTCGAGCAGTTCGACATCGTCGTGAACGGCTGCGACAACTTCCCCACGCGCTACCTCGCGAACGACGCCTGTGTGATGCTGCACAAGCCGCTCGTCGACGGTGCCATCTGGCAGTTCGAGGGCCAGGCGACGGTGTACGATCCGCCGAAGGGCCCGTGCTACCGCTGCCTCTTCCCCGAGCCGCCCCCGCCCGGAGCCGTCCCGTCGTGCGCGGAGGCCGGCGTGCTCGGCGTGCTCCCCGGCATCGTCGGCTGCATGCAGGCGCTCGAGGCGATCAAGCTGATCCTCGGCAAGGGCAAGCCGCTCCTCGGCCGCATGATGCACTTCGACACCCTGACCGGCGACGTGCGCATCCTGAAGCTGCGGCGCGATCCCAAGTGCGTCGTCTGCGGCGACGCTCCGACCGTGACGCAGCTGATCGACTACGAGGTGTTCTGCGGCTTCGGCGACGGCGCCGCCGTCTGA